From the Desulfosarcina sp. BuS5 genome, one window contains:
- the thiC gene encoding phosphomethylpyrimidine synthase ThiC, with the protein MTQLEDARHGKITDAMKWVAKEENVSSEKVRELVSCGFVVIPKNKNREFNVKGVGSELKTKVNANIGTSPSHFDINEEMKKLAVAIEAGADAVMDLSTGGDLALILNKIIENSSVMVGTVPIYKSVGRLFSVGKETADLTSEDIFADIEEHAKAGVDFVTVHCGINRNTLKVLENCDRLIGIVSRGGSLMAEWISKTHKENPLYEKYDRLLEIAREFDVTLSLGDGLRPGTICDAEDRAQASELVVLGELAKRAGKAGVQVMIEGPGHVPLNRIAGDMKMQKRLCGGAPYYVLGPLPTDVAPGYDHIVGAIGGAIAAANGADFLCYVTPAEHLCLPGIDDVREGVVASKIAAHIGDIEKGINGAWERNRDMSAARQSFDWETMFKLAIDPARAKARRVCSEDGKRDVCTMCGDLCAMKTYERITDL; encoded by the coding sequence ATGACTCAACTTGAAGATGCAAGACATGGTAAAATCACTGATGCAATGAAGTGGGTTGCAAAAGAAGAAAACGTCTCTTCCGAGAAGGTAAGGGAGCTGGTTTCTTGTGGTTTTGTTGTAATACCGAAAAATAAGAATCGGGAATTTAATGTAAAAGGAGTCGGCAGCGAATTGAAAACAAAGGTGAATGCCAATATCGGAACTTCACCAAGCCATTTTGATATAAATGAAGAGATGAAAAAACTTGCCGTAGCTATTGAAGCCGGCGCGGATGCTGTTATGGATCTTTCCACAGGTGGAGACCTTGCGCTTATTTTAAACAAAATTATCGAAAACTCGTCTGTTATGGTGGGTACTGTCCCCATATATAAATCAGTAGGCAGGCTTTTTTCAGTAGGCAAGGAGACTGCAGATTTAACCTCTGAAGATATTTTTGCCGATATAGAAGAACACGCAAAAGCCGGTGTCGATTTTGTTACAGTGCACTGCGGAATAAATCGCAATACGCTTAAGGTGTTGGAAAATTGTGATCGTTTGATTGGTATTGTATCAAGAGGCGGGAGTCTTATGGCTGAATGGATCAGCAAGACGCATAAAGAAAACCCTCTTTATGAAAAGTATGACCGGCTGCTCGAGATTGCACGGGAATTTGATGTTACTCTTTCACTGGGTGACGGCCTGCGGCCGGGAACAATTTGCGATGCCGAGGACAGGGCACAGGCCTCCGAACTGGTAGTACTTGGCGAGCTTGCCAAAAGAGCCGGAAAAGCAGGGGTGCAGGTGATGATAGAAGGCCCGGGGCATGTCCCTTTAAACAGGATTGCCGGGGATATGAAAATGCAGAAAAGGTTGTGTGGCGGCGCGCCTTATTATGTGCTTGGTCCCCTGCCTACTGATGTTGCGCCGGGATATGACCACATTGTCGGGGCTATCGGAGGCGCCATTGCCGCTGCAAACGGAGCCGATTTTCTCTGTTATGTCACCCCGGCCGAGCATCTCTGCCTGCCTGGAATTGATGATGTTCGTGAGGGTGTTGTAGCTTCAAAAATTGCCGCTCATATCGGAGATATTGAAAAGGGGATCAACGGAGCCTGGGAAAGAAACAGGGACATGTCCGCTGCACGGCAGAGCTTTGACTGGGAGACAATGTTTAAACTTGCGATTGACCCTGCCAGGGCAAAAGCCAGGCGAGTCTGCAGTGAGGACGGGAAGAGGGATGTCTGCACAATGTGCGGTGACTTATGCGCAATGAAAACTTACGAGCGGATAACCGATCTGTGA
- a CDS encoding HAD family hydrolase, whose amino-acid sequence MKKMRNIKVVAFDCDGVMFDTINTNRAYYNHILENFGRPEMTLEELEYVHIHTADKSIARLFDDTESFKAAINYCKQLSYIPFLKYMDIEPHLKILLEKLRKNYKTAIATNRTTTMDAVLSENNLEDLFDLVVTALDVEHPKPYPDSLISILNYFNLKPENLIYIGDSTLDEQAAKAAGVFFVAYDNTSIPADFHIKSLKDMESIIEI is encoded by the coding sequence ATGAAAAAAATGAGAAACATTAAAGTGGTAGCTTTCGACTGTGACGGAGTCATGTTCGATACAATAAATACAAATCGGGCCTATTATAATCATATTCTTGAAAATTTCGGCAGGCCCGAAATGACTCTGGAAGAGTTGGAATACGTACATATTCATACTGCAGATAAGTCTATAGCCCGTCTTTTTGACGATACTGAAAGTTTCAAAGCGGCCATTAACTATTGCAAGCAATTAAGTTACATACCATTTCTGAAATACATGGATATCGAGCCGCATCTCAAGATACTTCTTGAAAAGCTTAGAAAAAATTACAAAACTGCTATAGCTACAAACAGAACAACAACCATGGATGCCGTCTTGTCGGAAAATAATTTGGAAGACCTGTTCGATCTTGTTGTTACAGCGCTTGACGTGGAACATCCCAAACCATATCCCGATTCTCTTATAAGCATACTCAATTATTTTAATTTAAAACCTGAAAATTTGATATATATTGGTGATTCAACCCTGGATGAACAGGCGGCAAAAGCTGCGGGTGTATTTTTTGTTGCATACGACAATACTTCAATACCCGCTGATTTTCATATTAAAAGTTTAAAGGATATGGAAAGCATAATCGAAATTTAA
- a CDS encoding DNA internalization-related competence protein ComEC/Rec2: MLNKIFVRPMIPLLISMISGILSCSQFSGYIEIAYILFFISVIFIFFGILKNRPPFLPLLFIFFLIGYILIHSFVAPAFPSNHITRFTANNKWHIQGTIDTKPVFYGKRLKFNLRTEHLENKHKSFPVKGKIRISVSGPSPELSIGDKIFFTGKIRAFRNFMNPGGFDYKRYMSSKGIWGSAYTRGDRIRIIKKLNSRGFTGELAKTRHKISALIEQIGDNEQEAVLKALIIGDRHEISPALREAFSRAGVSHLLAISGLHIGIVAGVSFFFFSRFLSFFKIFLWHAWTKKGAAILSIIPVVIYGIIAGMSPSTQRAVIMVSVFLMTFIFEKQHEPFNTLAIAAMLILIIHPPSIYSVSFQLSFASAFSIIYGLSSIHKKADNQLVVNKTSFAIIKRKLYPFFFVSVFAIIGTIPLVMYYFNQVSFIGIITNLFAVPVTGFIVVPLGLFSLPAYPFSVNLASLCINISGYILGYVLEAVKFISHLPCAAYKTLTPSCFEICLYYLMFLTALRIINNIINNNSTTSAKTNINYRISILAISVLIVAGACDVLYWLHHRLLHDDLRITILDVGQGSAALVELPKGSCMLIDGGGFSDNTIFDVGAKIVAPFLWQNKILTINTIILSHPNSDHLNGLIYIAKHFNVKTVLSNGEGADTLGYKEFITAINKNKIELTQFSTLKRRQNISNAILEILYPPTDYLKKKYKEKWRDLNNNSVVAKISYGAVSFLFPGDIEARAEEELVTIKGGRLHSTVLVAPHHGSKSSSTPAFLKIVQPELIIISSGFNNRFGFPAPEVLKRYKLLGSRILGTSQNGAVTLVTDGQSLSVTPFHPL, translated from the coding sequence ATGTTGAACAAAATTTTTGTCCGTCCCATGATTCCCCTGCTGATATCCATGATATCGGGCATACTCTCTTGCTCACAATTCTCCGGCTATATTGAAATTGCATATATTCTTTTTTTTATAAGTGTTATCTTCATATTCTTCGGCATTTTAAAAAATAGACCTCCTTTTTTACCACTTTTATTTATTTTTTTTCTTATCGGATATATCTTAATCCATTCTTTTGTCGCTCCGGCATTCCCTTCAAACCATATTACCCGGTTTACAGCTAATAACAAATGGCACATTCAAGGCACCATAGATACAAAACCGGTTTTTTACGGAAAAAGATTAAAATTTAACCTGAGAACCGAGCATCTTGAGAATAAACACAAATCTTTTCCCGTAAAAGGGAAAATTCGTATTTCAGTATCAGGGCCTTCTCCTGAACTCAGTATCGGAGACAAAATATTTTTTACCGGTAAAATCAGAGCTTTCAGAAATTTCATGAATCCGGGCGGATTCGACTATAAAAGATACATGTCGTCTAAAGGTATATGGGGCAGCGCCTATACCCGGGGGGACAGAATCAGGATTATAAAAAAGCTGAATTCCCGAGGTTTCACAGGGGAGCTTGCAAAGACCCGGCATAAAATTTCAGCTCTGATAGAACAGATAGGCGACAATGAACAAGAGGCTGTATTGAAAGCCCTTATAATAGGAGATCGGCATGAGATATCGCCCGCCCTCAGGGAAGCTTTCAGCCGGGCTGGGGTCAGCCATTTACTTGCAATCTCAGGACTTCATATAGGCATTGTAGCTGGAGTTTCATTTTTCTTTTTTTCGCGGTTTTTATCCTTTTTTAAAATTTTTCTATGGCATGCATGGACAAAAAAAGGCGCTGCTATCCTGTCAATAATTCCTGTTGTTATATATGGTATTATTGCGGGTATGTCGCCATCCACCCAGCGGGCTGTTATTATGGTTTCTGTTTTTCTTATGACATTTATTTTTGAAAAACAGCATGAACCGTTCAATACCCTGGCAATCGCGGCTATGCTTATTCTTATTATCCACCCACCCTCTATTTATTCGGTTTCATTTCAACTATCCTTTGCCTCTGCCTTTTCGATAATATACGGTCTATCGTCGATTCATAAAAAAGCAGATAATCAACTTGTGGTCAACAAAACAAGCTTTGCCATTATCAAGAGAAAATTGTACCCGTTTTTTTTTGTTTCTGTTTTTGCCATTATCGGTACTATTCCTCTGGTAATGTACTATTTTAATCAGGTATCTTTTATCGGAATAATAACAAATTTATTTGCTGTCCCTGTAACAGGCTTTATAGTTGTCCCTTTAGGCCTTTTTTCTTTGCCGGCTTATCCTTTCAGCGTAAACCTGGCATCACTATGCATCAATATATCAGGCTATATATTAGGATACGTTCTTGAAGCGGTTAAGTTTATTTCTCACCTGCCATGTGCCGCATATAAAACTTTAACGCCTTCCTGTTTTGAAATATGCTTATATTATTTAATGTTTCTGACGGCTTTGCGAATTATAAACAACATCATTAATAATAACAGTACGACCTCGGCAAAAACAAATATTAATTACAGAATTTCCATATTGGCTATATCTGTTCTTATTGTAGCAGGCGCCTGCGATGTGTTATATTGGTTGCATCACAGGCTGTTGCATGATGATTTGAGAATAACCATTCTTGATGTGGGGCAGGGCAGCGCTGCGCTGGTTGAACTGCCAAAAGGTTCATGCATGCTTATTGATGGCGGCGGATTCTCGGATAATACAATTTTTGATGTCGGAGCAAAAATTGTCGCACCTTTTTTATGGCAAAATAAAATCCTGACAATAAATACAATTATTCTTTCACACCCGAACAGCGATCATCTTAATGGATTAATATATATCGCCAAACATTTTAATGTCAAAACCGTGTTATCCAACGGCGAAGGAGCTGACACCCTTGGATATAAAGAGTTTATTACGGCAATTAATAAAAACAAAATAGAGCTGACTCAATTCAGTACATTAAAGCGCAGACAGAATATCAGCAATGCAATCCTTGAAATACTCTATCCACCGACTGATTATTTAAAAAAAAAGTATAAAGAGAAGTGGAGGGATTTGAACAATAACTCGGTAGTCGCAAAAATCAGTTATGGCGCTGTATCTTTTCTTTTTCCCGGAGACATTGAAGCCCGCGCGGAAGAGGAGCTTGTTACGATCAAGGGCGGCAGGTTGCACAGCACAGTGTTGGTTGCCCCTCATCACGGCAGCAAATCCTCCAGCACGCCCGCATTCCTTAAAATCGTACAGCCTGAATTGATTATAATATCATCCGGTTTCAACAATCGCTTCGGATTCCCGGCCCCCGAAGTTCTTAAAAGGTACAAATTGCTGGGAAGCCGCATCCTTGGAACCTCGCAAAATGGAGCTGTAACCCTGGTAACCGATGGGCAATCTTTATCGGTTACTCCGTTTCACCCTTTATGA
- a CDS encoding (Fe-S)-binding protein, with protein MHRLAIHIRELGDQLALCKRCGMCHAVCPVFAETGREADVARGKLALLDGLVDEMFTNPGGVFERLNRCLLCGSCAAICPRGVNVLEIFIKARIILVDFMGLSWRKKIILRGMLARPGSFDRKIRWMAAAQKIFNKPAEEHSGTSCARYFSPLLRSRHFVPLASAPFHSIQSSLNSPAGSSGIRAAFFTGCLIDKIFPNIARATVDSLKYHEVGIFLPESQGCCGMPAIAAGDMKTFIQLVRYNIEQFSEQDFDYLLTACATCTFAIKRIWPMMFPEDSDIKTKIDSIAEKTMDINQFLVSKTGVKPSVSQSNDAVSVTYHDPCHLKKSLGISDEPRIMIQANPDYSFKEMLEPDRCCGLGGSFNLQYYEISAKIGQRKIENIKVSEASVVTSGCPACMLQLSTMLSQAGSGVVVKHPVEIYAESITKWCNKPEGL; from the coding sequence ATGCATAGATTAGCCATACATATCAGGGAACTGGGTGATCAGCTTGCGCTCTGCAAACGATGTGGAATGTGCCATGCGGTTTGTCCTGTTTTCGCTGAAACCGGTCGTGAAGCGGACGTTGCACGGGGAAAACTTGCTTTGCTCGATGGACTGGTTGATGAGATGTTTACAAATCCTGGGGGTGTTTTTGAAAGGCTTAATCGCTGCCTTTTGTGCGGATCATGTGCCGCTATTTGCCCCAGGGGTGTGAATGTTCTTGAAATTTTTATTAAAGCCCGCATTATTCTTGTCGATTTTATGGGACTCTCCTGGAGGAAAAAAATTATTTTACGAGGAATGCTTGCCAGGCCCGGCTCATTTGACCGCAAAATCAGGTGGATGGCGGCAGCCCAGAAAATTTTTAACAAACCGGCCGAAGAGCATTCAGGGACATCGTGTGCGAGATATTTTTCTCCTTTACTAAGGAGCAGGCATTTTGTCCCTTTAGCCAGTGCCCCCTTCCACAGTATTCAGTCCTCTTTAAATTCTCCGGCAGGAAGTTCGGGCATAAGAGCAGCCTTTTTTACAGGTTGCCTGATTGATAAAATTTTCCCGAATATTGCCCGGGCAACTGTAGATTCTTTAAAATATCATGAAGTTGGAATATTTTTACCTGAATCGCAGGGATGTTGCGGGATGCCTGCGATTGCTGCAGGTGACATGAAAACATTCATTCAGCTTGTCAGGTATAATATTGAACAATTCAGTGAACAAGACTTTGATTATCTGCTGACTGCATGCGCTACGTGTACTTTTGCCATAAAGAGGATATGGCCGATGATGTTTCCTGAAGATTCGGACATCAAAACCAAAATTGATAGTATTGCTGAAAAAACTATGGATATCAACCAGTTCCTTGTTTCCAAAACAGGCGTTAAACCATCTGTTTCTCAATCGAACGATGCTGTTTCAGTAACTTACCATGACCCCTGCCATCTGAAAAAATCTTTAGGAATATCAGATGAACCCAGAATAATGATTCAGGCAAATCCTGATTACAGTTTTAAGGAAATGCTTGAACCTGATCGATGTTGCGGTCTGGGAGGAAGTTTTAATTTGCAGTATTACGAAATTTCGGCTAAAATCGGGCAAAGAAAAATTGAAAATATTAAAGTCTCAGAAGCATCAGTGGTAACTTCAGGATGTCCGGCGTGCATGCTGCAACTCTCCACGATGCTTTCACAAGCAGGATCCGGGGTTGTTGTTAAACACCCTGTGGAGATATATGCTGAATCTATAACAAAATGGTGTAACAAGCCAGAAGGATTATAA
- a CDS encoding DUF1573 domain-containing protein: MMKKLYVFPLLIFSVFFVFSLSSGEVKEDLKTPDSFFPEESFDFGKVVDGTQITHDFKVLNRGNAPLVVKRVKTGUGCTAVSFSRQISPGGEGKITIRIKTKGYGGRRLKKNIVVQTNDEKSKKVTLVVSGEVERFVSIFPRRVNLRGKIGTEIKRSVKITPEKKYPFKITGLRAEKGDFIEYRLEESRKSDVTFYILKIKNKKTTKGGYHDSIYLKTDSEIQPEIRIGVYGNILSKSPEGGA; the protein is encoded by the coding sequence ATGATGAAAAAATTGTATGTTTTTCCCCTATTAATCTTTTCTGTTTTTTTTGTTTTTTCTTTATCCTCGGGTGAAGTAAAAGAGGATTTAAAGACGCCGGACAGTTTTTTTCCGGAAGAGAGTTTTGATTTTGGCAAAGTTGTTGATGGAACGCAAATAACACATGATTTCAAAGTGTTAAATAGGGGCAACGCTCCCCTGGTAGTTAAAAGGGTAAAAACCGGGTGAGGGTGCACGGCTGTCTCTTTTTCGAGACAAATCTCTCCGGGCGGAGAGGGTAAAATTACAATCAGGATCAAGACAAAAGGATATGGCGGCAGAAGACTGAAAAAAAACATTGTAGTGCAAACAAATGATGAAAAGAGTAAAAAAGTTACTCTTGTTGTTTCGGGAGAAGTTGAAAGATTTGTCTCCATTTTCCCCAGGCGGGTTAACCTGCGCGGTAAAATAGGCACAGAGATCAAGAGAAGCGTAAAAATTACCCCGGAAAAGAAATATCCATTTAAGATAACCGGGTTAAGAGCGGAAAAAGGCGATTTTATTGAGTATCGGCTGGAAGAGTCCAGGAAATCTGATGTGACTTTTTATATATTGAAAATCAAGAACAAGAAAACGACCAAAGGCGGTTATCACGATTCCATATATTTAAAAACAGATAGTGAAATACAGCCGGAGATTAGAATCGGCGTTTACGGCAATATTCTCAGTAAATCCCCGGAAGGCGGTGCATGA
- a CDS encoding sensor histidine kinase, giving the protein MKITIFKRLAFGYAAIMLMIIFIGIYLPFKLKQINDLTRSIAEIDGAGIRIAKHLQETIYAQVGFGNKFLVSKDRDFLNEFKKIHDYAREEMTKLESLIDNSEKKGAFEKARNLYLVYLSKFEVDIKRLGKNSDYPVQKYIEENIRLGDKINKKLEQLIKIAGSDGEKKIELSNRISSHVFRVASFIAVLSVFMGVLISFFNTKSITRPILLLQKQTEEIARGKFYKISNINSPPEIKELSDHFNRMCERLKELDNMKTDFISYVSHELRTPLTAIKTATSMLRDGSYAGRKGKQDELLDIVNEECARLIKSVNRILDLSRMEVDMMDYRFSKCSIIPVIQKSILKVAPVAELNRINLELKPYPDLPLVIIDEEMIAQVMDNLIGNALKFTSERDSVIVNLNISQVKKGFVEVSVSDTGIGIDKKHLNLIFEKFKRIDEKIETARGSGLGLSITKYIITAHGGKIWVQSEPGKGSTFFFTLPVA; this is encoded by the coding sequence ATGAAAATCACAATATTTAAACGACTTGCATTCGGCTATGCAGCGATAATGCTGATGATTATTTTTATAGGTATATATCTGCCGTTTAAGCTTAAGCAGATCAATGATCTTACTCGTTCTATAGCTGAAATAGATGGGGCCGGCATAAGGATTGCCAAGCATCTGCAGGAGACTATTTATGCCCAGGTGGGCTTTGGCAATAAATTTCTGGTTTCAAAGGACAGGGATTTTTTAAATGAGTTTAAAAAGATCCATGATTATGCCAGGGAAGAGATGACCAAACTTGAGTCTCTTATAGATAACAGTGAAAAGAAAGGGGCTTTTGAAAAGGCAAGAAACTTATATCTCGTTTATCTTTCTAAATTCGAGGTTGATATAAAGAGACTGGGAAAAAATTCCGACTATCCAGTCCAAAAATATATTGAGGAGAATATTCGATTAGGAGACAAAATTAACAAAAAGCTGGAGCAGCTCATAAAGATCGCCGGATCTGATGGAGAAAAAAAAATAGAATTGTCCAACAGGATCAGTTCACATGTTTTCAGAGTTGCTTCTTTTATAGCAGTTTTGTCGGTTTTTATGGGCGTTCTGATATCATTCTTTAACACAAAGAGTATAACCCGTCCCATACTGCTTTTACAGAAACAAACAGAGGAAATAGCAAGAGGAAAATTTTATAAAATTTCAAACATCAATTCTCCACCTGAAATAAAAGAGCTCTCAGATCATTTTAACCGTATGTGTGAGCGGCTGAAAGAACTGGATAATATGAAAACAGATTTCATCAGCTATGTATCACATGAATTGAGAACACCTTTAACAGCCATTAAAACAGCCACAAGTATGCTTCGTGATGGATCTTATGCAGGCAGAAAGGGCAAGCAGGATGAACTGTTAGATATTGTCAATGAAGAGTGCGCGCGATTAATAAAATCCGTTAACCGAATCCTGGATCTGTCCCGTATGGAGGTCGATATGATGGATTATCGTTTTAGTAAATGCTCCATTATACCGGTAATTCAGAAAAGTATCTTAAAAGTAGCTCCTGTTGCCGAACTGAATAGAATAAATCTTGAATTAAAACCCTATCCTGATTTGCCCCTTGTTATTATAGATGAAGAGATGATAGCCCAGGTTATGGATAATCTTATAGGCAATGCGTTAAAATTTACATCTGAACGGGATTCTGTAATCGTTAATTTAAATATTTCACAAGTTAAAAAGGGATTTGTCGAGGTATCGGTCTCCGACACCGGGATAGGTATTGATAAAAAACATCTTAATTTAATTTTCGAAAAATTTAAACGTATTGATGAAAAAATTGAGACAGCTAGGGGAAGCGGGCTGGGGTTATCAATAACCAAGTATATTATTACCGCTCATGGAGGAAAAATATGGGTTCAAAGCGAACCTGGAAAGGGCAGCACGTTTTTTTTCACATTGCCTGTTGCCTGA
- the murA gene encoding UDP-N-acetylglucosamine 1-carboxyvinyltransferase: MDRIVTEGGIQLKGEVKISGAKNAALPILVSSLLTDGRSTYSNVPDLKDIDSIKLLLSTLGAEIDTGGDVVRIDAGGLNNYKAPYDLVRKMRASILVLGPLLARLKKARVSLPGGCAIGARPINLHLKGLADLGASIELKHGYVEARADKLKGAEIYLDLPTVTGTENLMMAAALAEGTTHIKNAACEPEIEALAHAMNGMGADIQGAGTSCIKINGVSSMNPASVSIIPDRIEAGTFMTAAALTGGDVRVSDCEPDHLGSVINKLRLAGAKIKINKKSIHVTGPDEIISVDIKTRTYPGFPTDMQAQFMVLMSVAKGVSTISETIFENRFIHISEIKRMGADITVSGNSAIVKGVPMLFGAPVMASDLRASASLILAGLAAKGKTEVNRIYHLDRGYESIEKKFKLLGAAIKRVSS; the protein is encoded by the coding sequence ATGGATAGAATAGTAACAGAAGGTGGCATACAGCTTAAGGGTGAAGTAAAAATCAGCGGCGCTAAAAATGCCGCCTTACCGATACTTGTATCCTCCCTGCTGACAGATGGCCGGAGTACTTACTCTAATGTTCCTGATTTAAAAGATATTGACAGCATTAAACTTTTGTTGTCAACATTGGGCGCTGAAATCGATACTGGGGGAGACGTTGTAAGGATAGATGCAGGCGGCCTCAATAACTATAAGGCTCCATATGATCTGGTGAGAAAAATGAGAGCCTCAATACTGGTGCTTGGACCTCTTTTGGCAAGATTAAAAAAGGCAAGGGTCTCCCTGCCCGGAGGCTGCGCTATCGGCGCGCGGCCCATCAATCTGCATTTAAAAGGTTTGGCAGACCTTGGCGCTTCAATAGAGCTGAAACATGGTTATGTTGAAGCCAGGGCAGATAAACTCAAAGGCGCTGAAATATATTTGGATCTACCTACTGTTACCGGTACTGAAAACCTTATGATGGCCGCGGCCCTGGCTGAAGGAACTACCCATATCAAAAATGCTGCCTGTGAACCGGAAATTGAAGCCCTGGCCCATGCCATGAATGGAATGGGAGCCGATATACAAGGGGCCGGTACCTCTTGTATCAAAATCAACGGTGTTTCCTCCATGAATCCTGCATCTGTTTCCATAATACCCGACCGAATCGAGGCCGGCACGTTTATGACTGCCGCCGCACTGACGGGTGGTGACGTCAGGGTTAGCGATTGTGAACCTGATCATCTTGGTTCTGTAATAAACAAATTAAGGCTTGCCGGCGCAAAAATCAAGATCAATAAAAAAAGCATACATGTCACGGGACCTGACGAAATTATAAGTGTCGATATAAAGACCAGAACATATCCAGGATTCCCGACAGACATGCAGGCTCAATTCATGGTGTTGATGTCGGTGGCCAAAGGAGTCAGCACCATATCTGAAACAATCTTTGAAAATCGTTTTATACATATCAGCGAAATAAAGCGTATGGGCGCCGACATAACAGTATCCGGTAATTCCGCTATTGTGAAAGGCGTTCCCATGCTTTTCGGCGCTCCTGTTATGGCAAGTGATTTAAGGGCAAGCGCCTCTCTTATTTTGGCCGGTCTTGCGGCAAAAGGCAAAACAGAAGTCAACCGCATATACCATCTTGACAGGGGGTATGAATCAATTGAGAAAAAATTTAAATTGTTAGGAGCGGCAATCAAGAGAGTATCATCATGA
- a CDS encoding sigma-54-dependent transcriptional regulator has product MKKILVVDDDKNILKVIKMKLESEAFQVSSALTAQAALKLAKDEIFDLALVDLKLNGKNGIELMGDFHHINPELPVIILTAYGAIDTAVEAMRKGAYSYLTKPFDDNELLLQIDQCLEKARTSYEVKNLKDVLKKKYGFDNIIGQNGKMKKVMEKVAQAAVTDSIVHIEGGSGTGKELIAKTLHAASFRKDGPFVAINCAAIPDNLMESELFGYEKGAFTGATKRKKGFFTQAAGGSIFLDEISEMPFPMQAKLLRVIEEREYYPLGSEKTVQVDARIIIASNKDLAKEVENKTFREDLYYRIHVIPIKLPPLKDRKESIPLLAKHFLKKYATKINKEMNGFSKSAMQKLLLHTWPGNVRELENTIECAVALSTKNVIHEDLILPARNIKTNSPQPLKTAKEDFEKHYIIQLFEFTQGNVSKAAKLAGRYRADLYDLLKKYDMKPADFR; this is encoded by the coding sequence ATGAAAAAGATTTTAGTAGTAGATGATGACAAGAATATACTTAAAGTAATCAAAATGAAGCTTGAATCTGAAGCTTTCCAAGTCTCTTCAGCTCTTACAGCACAAGCTGCTCTGAAACTGGCAAAAGACGAGATTTTTGATTTAGCCCTGGTCGACCTTAAGCTTAATGGCAAGAACGGTATTGAGCTCATGGGAGATTTTCATCATATCAATCCGGAACTGCCTGTTATTATTCTGACAGCATATGGCGCAATCGATACTGCTGTTGAGGCTATGAGAAAAGGAGCTTACAGTTATTTAACCAAACCATTTGACGACAACGAACTCTTGCTGCAGATTGATCAGTGTCTAGAAAAAGCCAGAACTTCATATGAAGTAAAGAATCTGAAGGATGTGTTAAAGAAGAAGTATGGATTCGATAATATTATAGGCCAGAATGGCAAGATGAAAAAAGTAATGGAAAAAGTAGCTCAGGCTGCCGTCACAGATTCGATCGTTCATATTGAAGGAGGAAGCGGAACCGGCAAGGAGCTTATTGCCAAAACACTGCATGCAGCCAGTTTCAGAAAGGACGGTCCGTTTGTGGCCATCAATTGTGCCGCCATACCCGACAATCTGATGGAGAGTGAACTATTCGGGTATGAAAAAGGAGCTTTTACGGGCGCAACAAAACGTAAAAAAGGTTTTTTTACTCAAGCCGCCGGAGGCTCGATCTTTTTAGATGAAATATCAGAAATGCCTTTTCCCATGCAGGCAAAGCTTCTTCGGGTTATAGAAGAGAGAGAATATTATCCTTTAGGAAGCGAAAAAACTGTGCAAGTCGATGCAAGGATAATAATAGCATCCAACAAAGATCTGGCCAAAGAGGTGGAAAATAAAACTTTTCGAGAAGATCTTTACTACCGTATTCACGTTATTCCGATAAAGCTCCCACCGCTTAAAGACAGGAAAGAGAGCATACCCCTGCTTGCAAAACATTTCCTGAAAAAATATGCAACCAAGATAAACAAGGAGATGAACGGTTTTTCAAAATCCGCCATGCAGAAACTCCTGCTTCACACCTGGCCGGGCAATGTCAGGGAACTTGAGAATACTATTGAGTGTGCTGTAGCCCTTTCCACAAAGAATGTTATTCATGAAGACTTGATCCTGCCGGCTAGAAATATAAAGACAAACAGCCCACAACCCTTAAAAACCGCTAAAGAGGATTTTGAAAAACATTATATTATCCAGCTTTTTGAATTCACCCAAGGCAATGTAAGCAAGGCTGCAAAACTGGCAGGAAGATACAGAGCAGATCTGTACGATCTTTTGAAAAAATATGATATGAAACCTGCGGATTTCAGATAG